gtttctgtTGCGTGTCGGTTTTGTCGTCTGAATGTATGGATGTCTAAACGTATCGGCTACTGTATGATGGTGCGAGGCGCGATGCTCTAAGCAACACGGCCGGTGAAGAACAACTCGGTAAGATCGACAAAATGCCCTAAAATTTGCGCTTTACATTAGtgaatttatatgtatgtaaactAATTGCAGTCTCTTGTcgttatatattgtaaaagcTATTGTAAAtgctaatatttttgttgttgaAGAAGGTAAAATTATACGTGATATCGAGAATGAAGtggagacaaaaaaaaaaagagaaatcgaATAAAATGGCTAGtcataacttttataaattaatacgcCGAGTGTGCGCAAATCgtgataaattttacattttagctGCGGAAATagtaatctaataataattaaatttataaattcttaaaatcataagatttagatattttttatttgtatcagTAAATTCTCACAAGTAAAACTCACGAGCTAATTCTTGGCACTCGACGCATTAAGACGCTTCGGAATTTTATAGTCATCGCGCAACTTCGTCAGCGATCTTACCGGATGTTCGTTTCTAAATTACGACGCTCTGTTTCAGTCGCACCTCGAACGATATTAATTACTCTTTACTTCGTAATCGCCCCTCCGCCGGCATTTATACTCTAGCTAATACTTTTACACGCTACGAatgtttttttcctttttctttaaatcgtAATCATTTAGCATGTCACACTACGGATGAACTCCCTCACTCCGGGTCTCTCTCGCTATTACCCAACTATTTCGCTATTACGAGCAATAATGTACATCAATTACATACAAAACAAGATATAAGTGTTAATGTTCTCTTGTTACATTGTCGACACCGTCTCGCGTAAGATGGTCGCACTCACAAATATACcatgttattattaatcagAGAAACTCGCCGCCGTTTTGACGATCTATCGTTCGCAGCACGAGATATAATCCCATCGCGGACACCTACGAGAACACTGCGACGATACTTCGTTCGAAAGATTTTTCGACGATCGGCCGATTGTCCTTAGAAAACTCCGCTCTGATGTAGGAGAGAATCGACGCGAGTCTCCGCGTCGTCGAACTCGACACGGAGGTAAAATTGCGATATAattcttacattataataataatactacgCACAGTGTAATTATACGAAAACTTAGCTTTTTAATGACAACAAAAACGCAATCGCGTTCGTTACTCCCGGTTAAAAATTCGAAACTCTCAAAAGGCGTTCTCTATGCAAGGCGTTCTTCTTACTGTATTCGAATAATCTTCACTGTTTATTCACGGTTGATCGTATTTTTGAACGCGCTAATTAAGTTTCTGGTGATGTTCCTGAACATCTACTTTTATCTGTATATATGTTGCGTTGATGCAGAACTTTTATGACTTCTACGAACGAAAAACAGAAAACTAGATGTTACTTTCGAAGGTAATGATCAACATTTCCGCGTATGCAGAATTAGTTAATAAcctctaaataataaataaaatttctagatTGATAAGCTTAACGCAATGCGAATCTCTCTAACGGCAGTGAAAGATTTTGGATTTGCACACGCAACATATACTAGTCGAAAAACGACATTGTGTTGCATAAATTAAACAGACGGAGTATTCTAGAaagattttactttttttctacgaACAATGTTCTCAACATTATCGTTCATACATGGGGTACGCAAGACCCGACACgtagttaattaattagtgGGAATAATCGCTGATTATGCGTTACAATAATCGTCTAAATCTCTTCGCTTTTAAAAACGTAATTGCGGTAATAGTTAGATCctaatacttattaattttatcaaattttaaacatcCGCGAATCAATATAACGGTCACAgtaaagatatatgtatagcCTTGTCTTAGAATACTGATGTgtgaaaatatgaatattttctttcttttctttctcttcattTATATTATGAATAGTTTCGTTCTGCAGACATGTTTTGTCACATAATTCATAAGTGAAACTCGAAActaaatgcaaaaaacataaaaaaacaaaatggttaTGCGAAACGGTGTTAAGATCTTTTCTTCAATTTGCAATACGACGGTTCAGATGGTCGGAATGAATCCTATtcgtaaattgtaaaaaaacttttattttctctgtTGATCATTCCTTCACTTGTGCCGAAGAGAATAAAGTTCTATTCATTCATTCATATTTGATTATCTAGACTGTCGTATTACAAATTCAAACATTAACTTCGTTCATCGTTTTGTCTATTCTACTTCTACGGCGAATAATACCCTTATCGTGCTCATCCGTGGGCAAATGTACGTTTGAATGTATGTATGTTGTGACATgtgtacaatatatgtatatagattctgtatacatatacactatattcatattcatatttatatatttgtatatacatatataacttctctctttttcacatttattactttgcaaaatatttcttttgccGACAATCGGCATTAAGCCCGTATAATACAAtcgcaaattacatttttgtcgCTTAGGCAAATGTTCACTTGTTTATCGGTAAGTACAATGACCATTCGCATTGCTTCGTTCCAATCGATGAAGACAAAACAATGCGCGTACTCCTATCCGATTAATCACGTCAATGTCGAGAAATGCTTGTTTGCGGACCAAAATCTCGACCTAAGTGTGAAGCTTCTGAAGACACCTTTATCAATATTCGTTAAACCAAAGCCGAATGTCCGATCGGCTGTATTGTGAGAGCGTCTCGCTATAATACTTTACAATGAGTAAGTTTGACAAAAACCGCGTTATAGGTGCTAACAAAGAAATGAAGTACGAGACATTTGTGTCACAGTATACCCGAATACTAGAGCATTTTATGAAACGCGAGAAAAACGCACTCGCGAACGTGATAAACAGTGAGAATGATACGATAGGCGAGAGTATACCCGCATTCGCAACAATTACTATTACAATGGAAAATTCGGTCGGCCGCTAGAACGAGGCTGACTAATGCTCGGAAGTGAAGTGGTAGAGAGATGGACCAGTCCTTTTCGACGACTGTCGCGATCAGTGACGCGGCGCATATCCTAATAGTAGAAATGAGCGAAGCTGTTGCAGGTGTTGCGCGAACGTACCGAACCTCAGCTATGGGTTTGTGGATGCGGAGGCGGTGCGCCGGTGATCTCGGTCCAGCGCATTTCGAAGAAACTGCGCATCCCGTGGCCGGCCTTGCCCACAGGACTGTCGTCCTCGTTGAATACCTCGCAGTTGATGAACATCTGCCTGACATCGGCGCAAAACTCATCGCGAGACTTGTACCTGCATCGAGAAGCACTCGTTGTGAAAAACTTCAGCCTTCCAATGCCGACCAAGGTTGACGATCggtcaagtttttttttttttgcgatcaGTCTGTGTATATGTTAGATCTATTAGGCCTGTTTTAAAGACCAAGAGATTTTGAGAGATTTTGAAAGGCAGCTAAAGATAGTACTTTCACTTAACTAATCGCTGGCGCGTATTGAACAACTTACGCGGAGTCCTGCAACTTCTTCTTTATCGTACTGAGATCCATGGGGGTTTTTATGATTTTCTTGTAGGTCGGGAACTGTTTGGTGTTCACCGGCAGGAGGAACGGCCAGGCCTCGTCCTGCTGCTCCAACTGTTCGAGGAGTATCTTACAAGGCGCCAGCTCTCGTTGTTGCTTCTTCGTGAGCGTCCGATTGTTACCCTCCTTCCGTGGTGAGGCGGTAGGAGTCGGCGGTTCCGACGAACTGACATCCTCTACGTGCGTGTTCGATGCCGTTGATGGCGTTGGACTGCGGCGCAAAACAACAGAGAAATTATTTGCACGATTAGCTTCCGTTCTGCAGGAGGTTTTCCGTCATAAAAGCCTCTGGACGAATGCGCAAGGACGAATTGCATAAGATTCGATCGTGTGTCCGGCTGAGACGGGTACGCTGCTCCCGATGAATTCTATTTGCGTTCTCTCTGACTCTCTGTCTCTCGTTCgctctttattattttttccgtTCTATTTTTCGCCCTCTTGCGCTCTCTCATTTTTTCCGACTCGACTTGAAGGCGGCTCTACTGTTACGATGAATATTTCTGAGAAAATACCTATCCCACAGTCGACGATCGCAAGTACACTAGACAACAACGATGTATCATGAATGTACACAGGGTGCCCGGCGGAGAAACTTGAGACGAGACACTGAAGGAACAGAAATCACTCGAAAAAATTCTATCAGTGACAACCGCcttcaaagaataaaaaattagatatagcTTCTCATAGAACACCCTGCATATGAAAGGAAAAGTTCCTCAAGACGACAAAAATTCTCGGCGATATTGCGACACGGGCCGAGAGGATTAAGTAGGTAATCGCATAAGTACAATGTATACAGATAGTTTTCGTATACAGTTAGATTCGTTTTGAGATTACTTTATTCAATCGGGAATAATGCTTGTCCGCCATATTTGCGGTTGCGATGAATATACTGTTTTCTAATATACTTCGCATGAAACGTCATTAAGCCAGCAACTTGACaatgtttgtttgtttttaacGTAATCACCTAGCTGGTGGATGATCAGAACTTTCACTTTCTCTGGTGCCTCCCCCTTTGGTATGACTCCTTCGACTACTATTTCTCTTCTTTGGTTGTTTACTGTGGCAATTAGAGCAATACCATTTTCCTCGTGGCATCTGTAAGCAGAATGTGTTACATTAAAATGCTTGCACATTtgactttattaaataacgatattaaatatctacaaaGACACCTTTCAGCAATTACTTACTTTTGGCATAACAGGATTATGGCAGTCAGTGTGATAAGCCCTAGGACAGAGTTCGCAAAGGACCAGATTTTTACCCACTCTCTTTCCGCACACTAAACAATTACGTTCACCTGTTGCTTTGTTCATACATTCGTGACAATACCTGAAATAAACAAGTAGGAAAAGCTTGTAACTTTTTACTTAAAGTAGAACCGAATAGGAATACACAAAGAACGTTACTCACCAGTCACCATCAGGaatgttttccatttttggACGGAAACAGTAAGTATGGTAGCCACGGTCACAGCCATCACAGAGCAGCAGTTTATCTTCGTTGTCTCCACTATGACAAAACTGGCAATTCTGCAACCAAAATGAATAAACTTCTCATTTAAAGGAGAACGGaagttatcttttatatagCTAAAATAGCATAAAGATTATAGCATTGTTTGTTAGTTGAgcattttgaacaatttttaaaagcaaacAACAAAGCTctagataaataatttgtgataatattaataaagcgcaaaaatgattaaaaattgcgcaagaactaaattatataaacaagatctacatataatttatccaAATTTAGTATAGCATATAAattcacaaaataataaatgttatttttgagTTTAGTTatcatatatcataaaataaaatatgctatgtatgcatttatatattataataaaaaataataaatatatattgtaataaattaacataaatccgtgcaataatatatgtgagcaacatatcataataataataaaagtagcaATGACAGTTTTGAAcgcattaaaatgtaaaaaagcaAACTAGAGCTATGCGACcgcaaaagttaaaaaacaaagtaaacaataaaaaaatgaacaaatagTAAGCGGCAGTTTTGCATGCAACCGTTACGTTAAACTCTGACCACCATTGAATGTACATTTTTGACGAATATTTCgctatttttgattttatgatttaatgtATGGATATGGATATAAACATTATGTGTTccaattcaataatttataattcgaTGGATGtgcgttttaattataatatatcaacTCCATCCACATAAATTACGTAAATATGTGTCCAGGCATCGCGCGAACAGAGCGAAATCCAACGGAtgtatgcaaattttattgccATATTCTTCGCACATGatgtatatgaaaattttggaATGAGACTGGAAGCggatgttataaaaatattatcgcgTGAGAAACATTTAGGTTTTGGTCATCGAATCGAGTAGACACCTGTCGATATCCATTCGAGGCGACGTATGCTCTGTGAACCCTGTGTTCAATGGAAAGGACAAAGGGTATTAGGAGAGGTAGCAAAGGACGATTCGGTTAGTAAGTTAGTGCGAATACCCACAGAGGTCTGAGAAGTAGTCAATAGCTGTTTGTACTGATTGGTAGCTTTGAGTGAGACGCAGCGGTTTCGTAGCTTGGCGCAGACCGAGTTTCTAGCTGTTGTTAGACTCACAGCCTTCATGATGCTTTTATCCCATGCGATGCTGGCCTCGAGCATGTAGAGCGCCATGGCAAGTTGCGCCGACGTGTGTGCTCGTGCTGTCGCTTCCCGCCAGGTGTTCAGACCCCGTGGCGTCGTTTCCTCTGGCGGTGCAGGCGCCTGGTTATTCTGTTCGGAATTATTCGAGTTTGCGTTAGCGGCCGCTGCTTGTTCCGCCTTGAGAGCTGCCAAGTTGGGATCTCCCGtgctacaaaatattattatcacaaaattaaaatattattgtatattgtaaaCCTTTCGCTCTTCATAAATTTGatctaaatgttattttaatgctttaataataataataaaataaattttattaagaataattatttatattttgtcgataatttttatatacaatttttctgcaaaatatcTAATCATAAGTTTTCCTTTTATCACCGAATACTGAAGAAATTTTgagacataattattatatacaaaaaaatgaaataattaaaaaaatttattttaccaaACGCCTAAAGGTGGTTTCAAGTATCTCCTTTCTATAGCTGCTTCCAAAGAAAGGAGCCTTTGCCGCGCTTGTTCGACTGCACTAATCTTCTCCATCTCATTCAACTTATCGATTTCCTCGGCTTCTTCGGTTCCCGCTCGCGGCGGTAGCTTCCAACCTTTGACTTGCATGCTAGCGTTAGCCACTTTATCTTCAAGCGCTTCTACTTGCTCCAAGAGTTGAGCATCTACTCGTAACGCAACCTGTTCGCCCCAGTTGCTTGGATTATCAGGCTTGGGAATTGGCGTGTTGGGATCGTCTGGTTCTACTTGAAGTTCCGTGGCGGCCATGTTGCCAGGATCAACGTTAATTTTACCAGTTACAGCTAGGAAGGACTCCATTGTCGCCCATGTTGTGCGTTTCAATTCTTTCTCACGGACTCCGCGAGAATGTAGATGCTCAAGAAGTTCTTGGAACGTATCGACATCTGTTATTCTCCACCAACCGTATCTCAGATCTGTGTAAAGTCATATACGATTAAAAACTTAGAAAAcacaattattcttatttcatATTCTCATTTTAATATTCGCGAACTGATTTGACTTACCTTTTGGCACCGGTTTAGCTTCACCAGGAGGCGGTAAACCGTGCACTTTCAAATATTCCAGCTGTACTGCCTCATCTTGAGTTAATATCAGGGGCGCTGGACTGTCGCATCTATCGTAACTTGGACTAGCGGGCGGCGGGAACACTGGGATTCTGAGCTCCGTTGGTTCAGCTATGCCAAAGATTTGCTTAGTGCTGGGTCCTGGAGTATCACACGTTTCACGCGGTAAGATGGAAAACCAATTAGGCTCAGGATTGCTGTTGTCTGAAATAATCGACAtaactaatattaattaaaaatattgaagagtCTGTTCCAGGCAGGGATTCATAGAAACTCACTGGAAATAAAGGAGCCGTTGAGTTCCTTCCCGTTATGTAGATTATTGACATGGTTGAACTTGTCGCCATTCGGTATTGTTTCGACGATTTTATCTTCCATCATTTTCACCAAAGGTTTCGTCATATCTTCGTCCGTTTCctcattctctttttttacttcCTCTTTCATGTTGACATCTGTATTGACTTCTGTCTCCTGTTTTATTTCCTCGGATGTAACGTTTGTTTTCGCATCTGTCATTGTACTATCGGCATcgttgtttttcttttcttcctttaCACCCTCGGAATTCTCCGAGCCGCAATTTTGTACAGGCTCCTTCTTACAGTTGACCTCGTCCATCTCGGATTTTACTTTATCCCCATGAGATTTCGTGTCCTTATTCTGCTCGTTCAAATTGtgctttttttcatttttaacttCGTTTGGTGCCTCATTTTCgcgattttcaaaattcatttTGTTATCACCCTCTTGTTTCACCTCGGATTTCTCTTCTACCGGCATGTTTTTGTACTTCTCATCAAGCTCTGCTTGAAGTTCAAGAACTTCTGGTTCGGCACTCTCCATAGCTTCCACGAAGATGCCGCCAGAACATGCTAATTCCCAATATCTCCTCCAATACCTATCCTGGCCGAATATATGTGCACGGAGTTGCTTCGAAGAGCTGTTCAGCTTTTGCAATTGTTCTTCTGATTGTTTCAGTAGTTTATCCAATTTCTTACCCAATTCTTCACCAGACAAATTCTTGTCTTCCTcctaaacaaaaatttttcaaattattcatCAATATCAACCTAtctaaatttaacttaagaaTAAACTTAAGAGAGCTGTTCTAAGATACCTCTTCTGGCTGAGTGCCTTCACTCTCATTTTCAGACATGTCTTCTACCTCGTCCTCGTGATGAATTTCGTCCGGTGTAGGTGTCGTACCTACGGCAGTGGACGTAGTATTGCCTTCTTCCTCACCTTCCTTCTTCTCGATGGTGATTGTATCGCCAATCTTGTTTACAATTACGCCCACAGCCTCCATTCGGACTTTTCTACTATGTAATTGTCTAAGCCTGtataaacacaaaaaacaataaacaatgttatcaaaataaatttgaaaaaaaccaaaatttatttgtaatatatcttcaattaatttaatttagcttCTCTTGCATATCTTTAGTAAAaagtgtttaatattttttaatattattaatccaTAATGCCAttctttaatcaattatttcctCATATCATACAACTTACTTTCTAATTTTGGTATCCAGAACAAATCTTTCCTTCCTCAACTGAGCTACAGTTTCGAGGCTTCCCTCTATCTGTCTGATCACAGCCTTATTTTGCAGTAGCTCGTTGCACAGGAAAGCGAGCATCTGCGCCTTATGCGTCGGATTCAACGCTAAGAAAGGCTTATCTCGTAATCTTTCCGACATCTTCCACGTTTCGTTGTTATGTAAGTGCTCATAGAACTGTGCGTTCTTTCCCGAGCAAGTCGAAGCGTAATCGCCGCCATTCTGATGATGATCGGCAAATTTCTTGTCGCGTTCACGCTCAAGGCACACCCCTGTCAGAGCCTTTACTTCTCCGGTTGCGTTTGCGTACAAATAAATTCGCAGTACTTCACTAATGTTGGCGTGAGTAATGTCAGCTTGACGCAAACTCTGACCCAAGCCCGTAGTGTGTCTGGCCGGCTGCGGGATTCCTGGGTCTTCAATGGCACACACCAACAGATGCGTCATAACTGACAGCATCTCCTCCTCGGCTTCCTCATCGTTGAGAAGAGCGAGTTGAAGACTCTTCAAGCTCGGTAGCGATTCCATGTCTGCAAAATAGAACAATAATAATCGATttcgaattaaaataatgaattttttattgcaaaatatataaaacaaaaggtGCTCACCAAATCCTAAAGTTTCTccaaaattgtgtaaaaattcgaaTACCATGACAATGTCTGCAAACGCTTGCCCAGAGAGTTTAAGTCCAggtattcttttaatttctggCAGTGGTCTATGATCTAAAAGATTAGACAAAATTAGTTAGAAGGTCATTAGTTCAACAATCTCATTAATTAAAACCGCATAAACTTAGTTTCAATCCAAGTTCTTAACTCGCTACATGACGTAGTAAGGGCAATGTTCTCATCGCATAGTATCAGTCGCTCTTTTGTTCGCGTACCTGTCAGTTCCATATCCTCCACAGGCTTGCGAATTTGTTCGATCAATTCCATCTCGACTCTCCTCTGTTCTGCCCGCTTTTCTTTCGTCGCTATCCTTTCGGCCCTGGCCTCCAGgcgtttcttctctttctcctccatCTTCCGACGGTTCTCTAGGGCCCGTACCAGAGCCATGTGCTGcctccttctctccctctcctgcAGTCATCGTTCATCGTTATAGTAACACATAGCAAAACTAATTGAAGCATTCATGCAAATAATAACGAATCAAGACAAAATTGCGAATAGTGTATAGACTCTCCATTATGTTTTGCCAATAAAGCgtagtatatatgtatggaGTGGAAAATTACAAGAAACTATTACTTTTTACTGTTCATCAAACTCAGAATAAAATAGATCTATTCTAAtatatcttgaaaaatataaaaaattcacatgCTTTTTGAAAAGcatatttataagttaaatttagttaaaatttagCTAATTCGAATGTCCAAAGGAATGAGCACTTAATTATTATCCAAATTTCCATACGGTTTCCGTGATCTTCCACTCTGTCTTTGTATGTCACGCATGGACCAAACTCTACAACCGTCCCAAATACTCTTCCACGCATTACACATTACGAACAGTATTGTTACACGGATGCACTGATAGTCACAGAAGAGCAATTCGAGCGCATCGTGACACAAAAAACCGTCCGTTTACATTGACAGTgcgcagaaaaaaaaaccgtgcAGTTTCTAGCAAACCAGATCTAGCCCGAGCTATGAGAATTGGTCTCTTTCAGTCCTAAAGTTCTTAAAAATCtcaagaaaaaattctatCGAACGCGTTATTATATGGTAACACAAACAAGAAATTTTCGGTTCCCTAGTACTGAATTTAGAGGTGCGAACGCGTACTTTTTTTTCACAGGATGTAAGCTTATGAACTGCAATGATTTGTGGAAGCTGAAGCGGCTACAGATCGATTAAATAAGCGGACAAAGATATGACATGCCGAGAGAGGTCTCGAAGATGATAACGTGTAAACCGCGACATGTGGTCCGACACAAGCCATCGTTAGATCTCGAATTGACAGTCGTCGAAAACTCAATGGGAATGTAATGCATAAGCCGTTTGTGTGCACGCCGCCAGTTTGCGATGTAACGCAGAGCCAATGCGAGTTAGTTGCAAGTCGCTAATTCGTTAATGCCGTTCTGTTAGACGCTAGATTGGGTATGTGACATACCAGCTCGACGGTGTAGAGCATCTCGCGCTGCTTGGTGAGCTCCTGCATGTACATCTGCGGCACAAAACACATCCACAGTCCACTAGTGCTCAAACCGCCACACTCAATCTAACAATCTTTCCCTCGCTCCCTACCGCGTAGATGttctctacttatcgactacTTTTCTGCCACAGAGTTAAATCGTGTCGCGAAATTGGCAGCATGATTGACTGTCCTTTCGCGACAAGATTGTTGAACAATGTTATGCTGAATTGATTTTtccaatttcaaaataaagccAGCACGATAAGTGACAGCAGGGTGTCTCATCTTCATTTTCGTTTATCAAATACAGAGTTGTCGACATTATCTTTGCAAGAACTTAAAAACATCACATGTAAACACTTTGCAATTTTCAGTagttaaaatgtttgttatatttaatatgattaaatgTCTTACTACAATGCAATTCTTGTAATGAGCtcttattaaagtttattaaaaacgaataaaaaaagattaaaattttatctgttcCGAACAGTTTTACTTTACGAACCCTTTATGTTTgttgtattgtatatatttcga
This sequence is a window from Monomorium pharaonis isolate MP-MQ-018 chromosome 3, ASM1337386v2, whole genome shotgun sequence. Protein-coding genes within it:
- the LOC105835952 gene encoding bromodomain adjacent to zinc finger domain protein 2B isoform X6 is translated as MEKENSASGGGGGGGGGGGAEAASATSGATSTSEKLQADQANPLLDPTALFGAYWPRGDSAASSLFGGMPGGYGLGAPHLPSAYAILGRGGSAPGFGGHTPASAPPPSPYPHSSLGTLSVAASQAASLGINPAASAWWTMASHLAAQDYLARLQGAAGLPGFPPGAESLLPPYPASLLNPPSLSSHKSSKSKSSKSHKTPASSSSSTTPSMTSSSLPAVSTQPSVTSSHHSTPVSSTPNSQSNVVSSAKEGSDPSSILGGVRLPPDTEIIKYTSSIVGPKVPGTTNRGRKKTISLDTPSVSVHPPPVPTLSAHQTNTTSSSSLMMEPRKYNRTTDSNEYRDSVDRVEVIKLPAHSTNGSVLSAPPTYTSSSSNSGSSNVNNNINDSDAPLNLSLKPATTSSSSPISGSQPLSQLSNLSQSLLASDRTSRRKPGPKPRRVPQNSVPVPASPSPSLAQLFAAADSPQRPSSGSEESESASTTTHHKDGRPRNLGRGVSKPKKNTVASLLAQSRALGIKPTPALDPTVPLSHQVSLLRSNILAAQMQVATGQSDDKSQEKMKNKLLEASGEESNMDVTSESGSNTDVVTDTDDDNAEGTPSAKRRKLRPSERDLQIPLERGWKRETVIKGLGKTGVIKGDVSYYSPCGKTFRSSPDLVKFLEQQNPAELTTANFSFSSRPLVGEFLQPTMGLAEAEFVRLGAQEVARRLEELKAVSGFRDARTNNQYERDKLAYAKKLAKEEAQRHKEQARLIKEQEKTERLEAVRREREIRNQQLLEGRKRLAFTIKQKMKIIQEIERGKSKSDVARELGLASSTVATIWKNRESIAESWRNRDMMHQTDVEDVPPKKSPSMSSLVSTTAALCTPVAMTTMTTTTTAITTMPSLVSGVVVPPPQVQVVPPVLPPPPYPTLTLPPASTGLVPSSQPMTTSISSSNLSSITTSTGTTTTTMPPDNTQQAQTQTQSQELLEARKKRQEEVEKIRLEEQQRKQQERELKRQQAVMLKEQMYMQELTKQREMLYTVELERERRRQHMALVRALENRRKMEEKEKKRLEARAERIATKEKRAEQRRVEMELIEQIRKPVEDMELTDHRPLPEIKRIPGLKLSGQAFADIVMVFEFLHNFGETLGFDMESLPSLKSLQLALLNDEEAEEEMLSVMTHLLVCAIEDPGIPQPARHTTGLGQSLRQADITHANISEVLRIYLYANATGEVKALTGVCLERERDKKFADHHQNGGDYASTCSGKNAQFYEHLHNNETWKMSERLRDKPFLALNPTHKAQMLAFLCNELLQNKAVIRQIEGSLETVAQLRKERFVLDTKIRKLRQLHSRKVRMEAVGVIVNKIGDTITIEKKEGEEEGNTTSTAVGTTPTPDEIHHEDEVEDMSENESEGTQPEEEEDKNLSGEELGKKLDKLLKQSEEQLQKLNSSSKQLRAHIFGQDRYWRRYWELACSGGIFVEAMESAEPEVLELQAELDEKYKNMPVEEKSEVKQEGDNKMNFENRENEAPNEVKNEKKHNLNEQNKDTKSHGDKVKSEMDEVNCKKEPVQNCGSENSEGVKEEKKNNDADSTMTDAKTNVTSEEIKQETEVNTDVNMKEEVKKENEETDEDMTKPLVKMMEDKIVETIPNGDKFNHVNNLHNGKELNGSFISIMSIISDNSNPEPNWFSILPRETCDTPGPSTKQIFGIAEPTELRIPVFPPPASPSYDRCDSPAPLILTQDEAVQLEYLKVHGLPPPGEAKPVPKDLRYGWWRITDVDTFQELLEHLHSRGVREKELKRTTWATMESFLAVTGKINVDPGNMAATELQVEPDDPNTPIPKPDNPSNWGEQVALRVDAQLLEQVEALEDKVANASMQVKGWKLPPRAGTEEAEEIDKLNEMEKISAVEQARQRLLSLEAAIERRYLKPPLGVCTGDPNLAALKAEQAAAANANSNNSEQNNQAPAPPEETTPRGLNTWREATARAHTSAQLAMALYMLEASIAWDKSIMKAVSLTTARNSVCAKLRNRCVSLKATNQYKQLLTTSQTSNCQFCHSGDNEDKLLLCDGCDRGYHTYCFRPKMENIPDGDWYCHECMNKATGERNCLVCGKRVGKNLVLCELCPRAYHTDCHNPVMPKMPRGKWYCSNCHSKQPKKRNSSRRSHTKGGGTRESESSDHPPASPTPSTASNTHVEDVSSSEPPTPTASPRKEGNNRTLTKKQQRELAPCKILLEQLEQQDEAWPFLLPVNTKQFPTYKKIIKTPMDLSTIKKKLQDSAYKSRDEFCADVRQMFINCEVFNEDDSPVGKAGHGMRSFFEMRWTEITGAPPPHPQTHS